The genomic DNA CAAGAGATCGGCCGCCTTTTTGTCCTGTTCTATCAACTTCAACATCAAAGCCTTGTAACTTTTTTACTGCTGAATTTAATCCTTGTGAAAAGCCAGATTCATCCAGTATCATTTTTAAGACTAAGTCTTCATTGTTCAAAAAGTACCCCCTCCCTCTTAGAACATAGTATTTTCATCAAGATATTTGATATTTTCAAATTCGTCTACAGCATCTTTAAATGCATAAATTTTCAAAAGCTCGTTTAAATCTGTGTTTTCGATCTCATTTAAAGTCCACCCATTCTCAAGAAGCGAACTTTTTAGTTCTGCTTCTCGATATTGTGGCGTGTACTTAAAATGAGGATGATATAAAAGTTCCGTTACTTTTTTTTCTGTTCAGAATAAATTGCATCATAACCAGAAGTAACAGAACCTAACAATTGAGCTGTAATTTTCAATAATTCACGAGCATCCATACCGTCAATATATTCTTGTCCAGTAAACTGTTTTTCAAAAATAACGTCAGCAATAAAGTCATAGCATTCTCTTAAAATAGGACGAATTGCTTCCATATCATTTGTTTTTGTTGCTTCTTCTAACCTGATTTGTAAATCCGTACCTGTATCCATGACTGAACCTGGTAAAAATTCTGCCGACATGAATTGTTTTGTAGTATATTTGCTTCCATCTTTAATCATTAATTTAATTTTTTGTTGAAATTTACTTGCCATTTTAATTCCTCCATATAAAATAGGACGACAAGGTCGTCCTAAACTGTTATTTTTAATCTGCTGTTGTTACATTTAATGTACATTTTGCGGTAAAGTTACCATCTTCTGTTGTGACTACGATTTCCGTTGTCCCTTCTCCTACAGCAGTAACCTTCCCTTGAATTGGTGTTACAGTTCCAATAGCCTCACTTTCTGAACGGAACTGATATTTTTTATTTGAGGCGTTATCTGGTGTAATTGTCGGTGTTAAGGTTGCTGTTTGGCCAACTTTTAAATTTAACTCTGTTTGGTCTAAAGTTACACCAGTAACAGCAGTAGTATTTTCTTTACGTGGATCCATTACCTCAGTAAACCAGTTTTTAATCATCTCTAAGTCGACACCTTCATCGTCTTCATCCACGGAATACATATAACCCAACCCTGGAACATCAACGAAAGACCCCGTCCATTCTGGATGAGTATAAGATACTGAACTTCCTTCTAATGTAGATGTTTCATCAGATGTTAAAGCAAATTTTCCTTTATAGAAGATCGTATAGCGATATTTACCGTTCGATTTTCGGCGACGGTAAGCAAATGCTCCATCTGATGCAATATCATCCGCAGACCGCAATACGCCACCCTTTAATTTTTTTCCCCCTGTAATTTCAGCTAAAACTTCATTTTGGTAGCCGTTTGTTTCTAAAGTAACTTCTGCACCACCAAATGCAACATACTGATCTTGAACTACACTATCGCCATAGTCAGGCGTTGTTTCTGTTGTAACATCTGGTTTGATACTGACAGCAGTACCGATTGTAATTGGCGTTCCGTAAACTGGAAAAGCGCCCGTTTCGTCTTTTAGTGGGAACCACGTTGGCTTCTCTACAGAAATGACACTTACATTTTTCATTTTTGCCATCTATTTTTCACTCCATTCAATTAATTGTGGGAACGCAACATTAAAATTGATATGTTGAATTCCGTCTGTTTTAAACGTTTGATAATCTTCTGGAAACAATTCATTTCCGTCCAAATTCAACACATTAAAAAAAGCCCCACAGCTTTCTGTTAGGCTTGTTACTAATTGTTTATCTTTCTTACTATCAACCAGTGCAATATCAACATTGTATGCTTTATTTTGAACGTTTTGACCTA from Enterococcus faecalis includes the following:
- the gpG gene encoding phage tail assembly chaperone G encodes the protein MASKFQQKIKLMIKDGSKYTTKQFMSAEFLPGSVMDTGTDLQIRLEEATKTNDMEAIRPILRECYDFIADVIFEKQFTGQEYIDGMDARELLKITAQLLGSVTSGYDAIYSEQKKK
- a CDS encoding major tail protein, whose amino-acid sequence is MAKMKNVSVISVEKPTWFPLKDETGAFPVYGTPITIGTAVSIKPDVTTETTPDYGDSVVQDQYVAFGGAEVTLETNGYQNEVLAEITGGKKLKGGVLRSADDIASDGAFAYRRRKSNGKYRYTIFYKGKFALTSDETSTLEGSSVSYTHPEWTGSFVDVPGLGYMYSVDEDDEGVDLEMIKNWFTEVMDPRKENTTAVTGVTLDQTELNLKVGQTATLTPTITPDNASNKKYQFRSESEAIGTVTPIQGKVTAVGEGTTEIVVTTEDGNFTAKCTLNVTTAD
- a CDS encoding phage tail terminator family protein, whose product is MYDKILKMLTDTIKQFSNAPIYLDDVMQSSEPFYFVLSLEESLTDNVGQNVQNKAYNVDIALVDSKKDKQLVTSLTESCGAFFNVLNLDGNELFPEDYQTFKTDGIQHINFNVAFPQLIEWSEK